One Diadema setosum chromosome 8, eeDiaSeto1, whole genome shotgun sequence genomic window carries:
- the LOC140231605 gene encoding N-sulphoglucosamine sulphohydrolase-like: MKSQPLLVLITTALCITTYAVNVNDKRNVLIIIADDVGFETSVYNNTACKMPNMARLAEQSVTIRNAYTSVSSCSPSRSVILTGMPQHQNGMYGLHHKENHFMSFDTVKSLPLLLEPYGIHTGMIGKKHVGPTYVYKFDFERDSDTLPMLQCARNITQMKLYVREFFAQNKTSPFMLYVGFNDAHRCGGKYGEFCEKYGNGEKGMGIIEDWTPRYYDPKDVHVPYFLPDTLATRVDITKQYTSLSRLDSGIGMLLAELERVGHLNDTLIIYTSDNGIPFPNAKTNLFEPGMGEPMLVSNPFVRDRWGQVSDAMTSTMDIVPTVLDWFGISSPGKEGPPSKRQQTGVKEETESATKLTGHSMLPLTHSEPSTGWDHVYASHNFHEVTMYYPMRVIRNRRYRLIHNLNNRAPYPMATDLYACPTFLEILNNTESGRPTNWFKTLDKYYYRDEWELYDLQNDPHEVVNLANDPAHQDVRQNLTNQLHSWLMETDDTWHCYPEGVRFKGGCGPLYNDPDQDKDVNFIY; encoded by the exons ATGAAGTCGCAGCCACTTCTAGTGCTCATAACAACTGCACTGTGTATAACGACGTATGCTGTGAACGTGAACGACAAGCGGAATGTTCTTATTATCATTG CCGATGATGTTGGGTTTGAGACATCGGTGTATAACAACACTGCCTGCAAGATGCCGAATATGGCACGTCTGGCCGAGCAGAGCGTGACAATCCGCAATGCCTACACGTCCGTCAGCAGCTGTTCCCCGAGCCGCTCAGTGATCCTGACCGGTATGCCGCAGCACCAGAACGGCATGTATGGTCTGCACCACAAGGAGAACCACTTCATGTCTTTTGATACTGTCAAGAGCCTTCCCTTGCTGCTGGAGCCATACGGTATACACACAG GAATGATTGGAAAGAAACATGTGGGGCCGACATACGTTTACAAGTTCGATTTTGAGCGGGATAGCGACACGCTGCCCATGCTCCAGTGTGCCCGCAACATTACCCAGATGAAGTTATACGTCCGGGAATTCTttgcacaaaataaaacaag TCCCTTCATGTTGTATGTTGGTTTCAATGATGCACACCGCTGCGGGGGAAAGTATGGGGAGTTCTGCGAGAAATACGGCAACGGAGAAAAAGGCATGGGGATCATCGAGGACTGGACACCTCGGTACTATGACCCCAAGGATGTCCACGTTCCTTATTTCCTGCCAGACACCCTGGCCACGAGAGTGGACATTACCAAGCAGTACACTTCACTCAGCCGACTCGACTCTG GAATTGGAATGTTACTTGCTGAGCTGGAGAGAGTTGGTCACCTGAATGACACTCTGATCATCTACACTTCTGACAACGGCATCCCATTTCCAAACGCCAAGACCAACCTATTTGAACCTGGGATGGGTGAACCAATGCTGGTCTCAAACCCTTTTGTGAGGGATAGATGGGGACAG GTCAGCGATGCTATGACAAGTACCATGGACATAGTCCCCACAGTGTTGGACTGGTTCGGGATCTCCAGTCCCGGTAAAGAGGGCCCACCCTCAAAGAGACAGCAGACTGGAGTCAAGGAGGAGACAGAATCAGCCACCAAGCTGACCGGGCACTCCATGCTCCCATTGACCCACAGTGAGCCCTCTACTGGCTGGGATCACGTCTACGCCAGCCACAACTTCCACGAGGTCACCATGTACTACCCGATGAGGGTCATCCGCAACCGCCGCTACCGCCTCATCCACAATCTCAACAACCGCGCCCCGTATCCCATGGCAACGGATTTGTACGCATGCCCCACGTTCCTCGAGATCCTCAACAACACCGAGAGCGGGAGGCCCACCAACTGGTTCAAGACTCTCGATAAATACTACTACCGGGATGAGTGGGAACTGTACGACCTGCAGAATGACCCACATGAGGTTGTTAACCTGGCCAATGACCCTGCCCATCAAGATGTCCGCCAGAATCTGACCAATCAGCTGCACTCCTGGCTCATGGAGACAGATGACACTTGGCATTGTTACCCGGAGGGTGTGAGGTTCAAAGGGGGCTGTGGACCACTCTATAATGACCCAGACCAAGATAAGGATGTCAATTTCATATACTGA